From the Syntrophomonadaceae bacterium genome, one window contains:
- a CDS encoding type IV secretory system conjugative DNA transfer family protein, whose product MPLILYVLGGTALVFVLMFRGVAWLFRARALTWQRTLAAMILLVLLAMSHIFTPLIYLYPKTVWPPMAPESTPAEIWDYLGKKQGGQYNACIIRDRLWSERGRDWMLTQIPLAILGTPLLVWGLLRGWPFGSRSGEPRAAKVATHGSARWRKAWELKDSLRQVSANKPQAAGIVVGSEAGGAWITKPDVGNPHALVIGATRAGKSRRVIMPTIWTLGHRGESMIITDPKGEIHSHTASWLRAKGYDVIQLDLLHPARGNRWNPLAAVSAAHAAGDTEEASRLAWEAGHILAWGQGTGSDPIWPQAEESLIAAMALATVIEAPPGTKHMSTAYRMLIELGHRGGESLDNWILSLPHDHPARLAYGTAALSESRTRSSIYTGTAAHLRLWGDPGVAWMCSESDHNPADAGVKPTAIFLLMPDEAGARRPIASLYVSQAYGALAGVARKNGGRLPVPVWFLLDEFGNIGKLPGMAEKLTVAAGRGIRFVLAVQSVAQISHVYSDRAAEILLGNCDTWVFLRAADLATAKAISAKAGSYTVKTQTLQKRYGTGLGWGSQGTEAATSRDLLTPDEVLRWEIGQSLLLQAGQYPARLPIADLSRWEAANRAFEPKPAGEPKKAGNVLSWIPPVPDPPPTEAKGAGAKQQQQPQQQGGDATKPVPAMNRVK is encoded by the coding sequence ATGCCATTAATATTATATGTTCTCGGGGGGACTGCACTGGTTTTTGTTCTGATGTTCCGTGGCGTGGCCTGGCTTTTCCGCGCCAGAGCTCTAACCTGGCAGCGAACGCTGGCAGCGATGATCTTGTTAGTATTACTTGCTATGTCTCACATTTTTACGCCGTTGATTTATCTATATCCAAAAACCGTCTGGCCGCCGATGGCCCCGGAGTCAACCCCAGCCGAAATCTGGGATTATCTTGGAAAAAAACAGGGTGGGCAATACAACGCATGTATAATCCGTGATCGCCTCTGGTCAGAGCGGGGCCGGGACTGGATGCTAACCCAAATCCCGCTTGCAATCCTAGGTACACCGCTACTCGTCTGGGGCCTCCTTCGGGGCTGGCCCTTCGGCTCCCGGAGCGGGGAGCCAAGGGCTGCAAAAGTGGCCACACACGGATCGGCCAGGTGGCGCAAGGCCTGGGAGCTCAAAGACAGCCTGCGGCAGGTATCCGCAAACAAACCGCAAGCCGCCGGGATCGTGGTGGGATCCGAGGCCGGCGGGGCCTGGATCACCAAGCCGGATGTCGGTAATCCACATGCGTTGGTGATCGGGGCTACCAGAGCCGGCAAAAGCCGCCGAGTAATCATGCCGACAATTTGGACCCTGGGGCACCGGGGGGAGTCGATGATCATTACCGATCCCAAGGGTGAGATACACTCGCACACAGCGAGTTGGTTGCGAGCCAAGGGCTATGACGTTATCCAACTTGATCTCCTCCACCCTGCGCGGGGCAACAGGTGGAACCCACTAGCTGCCGTGTCGGCTGCACACGCAGCCGGGGACACCGAGGAGGCAAGCCGCCTGGCCTGGGAGGCCGGGCACATCTTAGCCTGGGGGCAGGGAACGGGCAGTGACCCAATTTGGCCCCAGGCAGAAGAATCGCTGATCGCAGCGATGGCACTGGCAACAGTGATCGAAGCCCCGCCGGGTACTAAGCATATGAGCACAGCATATCGCATGTTAATCGAGCTCGGCCACCGTGGTGGCGAAAGCCTTGACAATTGGATATTGAGCCTGCCCCACGATCACCCGGCCAGGTTGGCCTACGGGACGGCGGCACTCAGTGAGAGCCGGACAAGATCCTCGATCTATACCGGGACTGCAGCTCACCTCAGGCTTTGGGGCGATCCGGGGGTGGCCTGGATGTGCTCTGAATCGGACCACAACCCAGCGGATGCCGGTGTTAAGCCGACCGCGATATTCCTCCTGATGCCGGACGAGGCCGGGGCCAGGAGGCCAATTGCAAGCCTATATGTCTCGCAAGCCTACGGGGCACTTGCCGGAGTGGCCCGCAAAAACGGCGGCAGGCTGCCGGTGCCGGTCTGGTTCCTCCTGGATGAATTTGGAAATATCGGCAAGCTGCCTGGCATGGCCGAGAAATTGACGGTTGCAGCAGGCAGAGGCATCCGCTTTGTGCTTGCCGTGCAGTCTGTTGCGCAGATCAGCCACGTCTACTCTGACCGGGCCGCCGAAATCCTTTTGGGCAATTGCGATACCTGGGTGTTTCTGAGGGCCGCAGACCTGGCAACCGCCAAAGCTATCAGCGCAAAAGCGGGATCGTATACTGTTAAGACACAGACGCTGCAAAAACGGTACGGGACAGGACTGGGCTGGGGCAGCCAGGGGACAGAGGCTGCGACCAGCCGGGATTTACTAACACCAGATGAGGTGCTTAGGTGGGAGATCGGCCAGAGCCTGTTACTCCAGGCCGGCCAGTACCCGGCCAGGTTGCCGATTGCGGATCTGTCGCGGTGGGAAGCGGCCAACAGGGCCTTTGAGCCAAAGCCTGCCGGGGAGCCGAAGAAAGCGGGTAACGTCCTGAGCTGGATCCCACCGGTGCCCGATCCACCGCCAACGGAGGCCAAAGGGGCGGGGGCAAAACAGCAACAGCAACCCCAACAGCAAGGAGGTGATGCGACTAAGCCCGTGCCAGCAATGAACCGCGTCAAGTAG
- a CDS encoding TraC family protein — MLKNLLPKPAKGPAQKPPGKAAVQAWLPVVDVSQGMLVRRDGSLAAVIRIEAAPFALLSERERERRIAAMREVIQMIPGQAQIVAVPRPIDLDAYLTSLDALATEAVGPRRSLLRGYLGYVRGLATSAGATERRYYILLPGERGRKESRDELAAKARDMVAALARADLQARICSDQEELDLLYVWLNPAQAAFERPSLPGAIAPVYLSAKEVATHGTS; from the coding sequence ATGCTTAAAAATCTTTTACCCAAGCCGGCCAAGGGGCCGGCACAAAAACCACCGGGCAAGGCAGCCGTGCAGGCCTGGCTGCCTGTGGTGGACGTGTCCCAAGGGATGCTTGTTCGCCGGGACGGCAGCCTAGCGGCGGTGATCCGGATCGAGGCTGCTCCCTTTGCCCTCTTGTCAGAGCGGGAGCGGGAGAGGCGGATTGCCGCAATGAGGGAGGTTATCCAGATGATCCCGGGTCAAGCCCAGATCGTTGCCGTGCCCAGACCGATTGACTTGGACGCATATCTCACCAGCTTGGATGCCCTGGCAACAGAGGCCGTGGGGCCACGGCGGAGCCTCCTCCGGGGCTACTTGGGCTATGTCAGGGGGCTGGCGACCTCCGCAGGGGCGACAGAGCGGCGTTATTACATCCTACTGCCTGGGGAGCGGGGGCGTAAGGAGTCGCGGGATGAGCTCGCCGCTAAGGCAAGGGATATGGTTGCAGCCCTGGCTAGGGCCGACCTCCAGGCCAGGATTTGCAGTGATCAGGAGGAATTGGACCTGCTCTATGTGTGGCTTAATCCCGCTCAAGCTGCTTTTGAGCGGCCAAGCCTGCCGGGAGCGATTGCGCCGGTCTATCTCTCGGCCAAGGAGGTGGCGACCCATGGCACTAGCTGA